One window from the genome of Cryptomeria japonica chromosome 6, Sugi_1.0, whole genome shotgun sequence encodes:
- the LOC131037512 gene encoding flowering locus K homology domain — MSTALESMQEPRNITPGQKRGRDEETAAGTGPDKRWPGWPGESVFRLLITSQKVGGIIGRKGEFVKKMCEETKSRIKILDGVPGIPDRVVMISAKDEPDAAISPAMDGVLKVHKRIIEGIDGMADSGRAQQGVGGSISTRMLLPGTQSGSLIGKQGSTIKSIQEGSGASVRVLGPEDVPICALPEDKVVEIQGEPGSVHKAIEQIVSHLRKFLVDRTVLPLYESNMSMAKPPQMEQNMPQQPWSHSHNSTLPSGGGGLGNNSHYTPIAPQRDSYYPPSDLPPADTRSQHGLNMYGRDPALSSHSAANPQPAPVITQVTQQMQIPLSYADAVIGTAGSNISYCRRASGAIITVQETRGVPGEMTVEIHGTATQVQTAQQLIQNFMAEASGPPADAYNTVDTGYNSYPSQSSMYTSPRQNTGHAGHSSGGYGPSSGTTGGYGPSAGHSGPTGGYGPSTGHSGPAGGYGPSAGHSGPTGGYGPNSGHSTGGYGSHYSSYRY; from the exons ATGTCAACGGCGCTAGAATCTATGCAAGAACCTAGAAATATTACTCCTGGTCAGAAAAGAGGACGGGATGAGGAGACAGCAGCTGGAACTGGTCCTGATAAAAGGTGGCCTGGCTGGCCTGGAGAGAGTGTTTTTCGATTGCTTATAACTAGTCAGAAGGTTGGTGGGATAATTGGTCGCAAGGGAGAGTTTGTGAAGAAAATGTGTGAGGAGACCAAATCTCGCATCAAAATTCTAGATGGAGTGCCAGGCATCCCTGACCGTGTT GTTATGATCTCAGCAAAGGATGAACCCGATGCGGCAATCTCCCCAGCTATGGATGGGGTACTTAAGGTTCACAAGCGCATAATTGAGGGTATAGATGGGATGGCAGATTCTGGTCGAGCACAACAAGGTGTGGGGGGATCGATTTCAACTCGGATGCTGCTACCTGGGACACAGTCTGGAAGTTTAATAGGAAAGCAAGGATCAACAATAAAGTCAATTCAGGAAGGTTCAGGTGCCAGTGTTCGAGTACTTGGGCCTG AGGATGTTCCTATTTGTGCCTTACCAGAGGACAAAGTGGTTGAGATACAAGGAGAGCCTGGAAGTGTACACAAAGCTATAGAACAAATTGTTTCACATTTACGGAAATTTTTGGTTGATCGGACTGTTCTTCCTCTGTATGAGTCAAAT ATGTCAATGGCCAAGCCACCTCAGATGGAGCAAAACATGCCCCAACAGCCTTGGAGCCACAGCCACAATAGCACATTACCTAGTGGTGGAGGTGGTCTTGGAAACAACTCACATTACACACCTATTGCTCCTCAACGTGATAGTTATTATCCTCCCTCAGACCTTCCCCCTGCAGATACTCGGTCACAGCATGGCTTGAACATGTATGGTAGAGATCCAGCACTTAGCAGTCATTCAGCTGCAAATCCACAGCCAGCACCTGTTATCACACAG GTTACTCAGCAAATgcaaatacccctatcatatgcAGATGCTGTGATTGGAACAGCTGGGTCAAACATCAGCTACTGTCGTAGGGCCAGTGGAGCAATAATAACTGTACAAGAAACTAGAGGAGTGCCAGGTGAAATGACAGTTGAAATACATGGAACTGCAACTCAAGTACAAACAGCACAGCAATTGATCCAG AACTTTATGgcagaggcttcagggccacctgcAGATGCATATAACACGGTCGATACAGGATATAATTCTTATCCCAGTCAAAGCTCAATGTACACTTCCCCACGACAAAATACTGGGCATGCTGGCCATTCTTCTGGAGGTTATGGTCCAAGTTCTGGCACCACTGGAGGTTATGGTCCAAGTGCTGGGCATTCTGGCCCAACTGGAGGTTATGGTCCAAGTACTGGGCATTCTGGTCCAGCTGGAGGTTATGGTCCGAGTGCTGGCCATTCGGGTCCAACTGGAGGATATGGTCCAAATTCTGGACATTCTACTGGGGGTTATGGTTCTCACTACAGCAGCTATCGATATTAG